One genomic window of Mauremys mutica isolate MM-2020 ecotype Southern chromosome 5, ASM2049712v1, whole genome shotgun sequence includes the following:
- the CLOCK gene encoding circadian locomoter output cycles protein kaput: protein MFFTIRTHKMSSITDRDDGSIFDGLVEEDDKDKAKRVSRNKSEKKRRDQFNVLIKELGSMLPGNVRKMDKSTVLQKSIDFLRKHKEITAQSDASEIRQDWKPTFLSNEEFTQLMLEALDGFFLAIMTDGSIIYVSESVTPLLEHLPSDLVDQSIFNFIPEGEHSEVYKILSTHLLESDSLTQEYLKSKNQLEFCCHMLRGTIDPKEPPTYEYVKFIGNFKSLNNVPNSAHNGYEGTIQRPPRPSYEDRVCFVATVRLATPQFIKEMCTVEEPNEEFTSRHSLEWKFLFLDHRAPPIIGYLPFEVLGTSGYDYYHVDDLENLAKCHEHLMQYGKGKSCYYRFLTKGQQWIWLQTHYYITYHQWNSRPEFIVCTHTVVSYAEVRAERRRELGIEESLPEIAANKNQDSGSDNHINTVSLKEALERFDHSGTPSASSRSSRKSSHTAVSDPSSTPTKMTMDTSTPPRQNLSSHEKTAPRRSSLSSQSLNAQSVGQPLAQPMMSQPATLQIQPGMSQPMFQFSAQLGAMQHLKDQLEQRTRMIEANIHRQQEELRKIQEQLQMVHGQGLQMFLQQSTPGLNFGSVQLTSGNSSNIQHLTPINMQGQVVQANQIQGGMNTGHISTQHMMQQQPLQSTATQHTPQNILSGHSQQTSLTNQSQNTLSAPLYNTMVISQPTTGNVVQIPSSLPQNNNQSAAVTTFTQDRQIRFSQGQQLVTKLVTAPVACGAVMVPSTMFMGQVVTAYPTFAAQQQQPQTLSITQQQQQSQQEQQQQLSTVQQSAHTQLTQHPQQFLQTSRLLHGNQSTQLILSAAFPLQQSTFTQSHHQQHQSQQQQQLSRHRTDNMIDPSKVQPQ, encoded by the exons AAATCACTGCACAGTCAGATGCCAGTGAAATTCGACAGGACTGGAAACCTACATTCCTTAGTAATGAAGAGTTCACACAGTTAATGTTGGAG GCtcttgatgggttttttttagcaATCATGACAGATGGAAGTATAATATATGTGTCTGAAAGTGTAACTCCCTTACTTGAACATTTGCCA tctgATCTTGTGGATCAGAGTATATTTAATTTTATCCCAGAGGGGGAACATTCAGAGGTTTATAAAATACTGTCTACTCATCTGCTGGAAAGTGATTCATTGACACaagaatatttaaaat CAAAAAATCAACTAGAATTCTGTTGCCATATGCTGCGAGGAACAATAGATCCGAAAGAACCACCTACATATGAATATGTAAAGTTTATAGGAAATTTCAAGTCTTTGAATAATG TCCCCAACTCAGCGCACAACGGTTATGAAGGAACTATCCAGCGGCCCCCTCGGCCTTCATATGAAGACAGAGTTTGCTTTGTAGCTACAGTTAGGTTAGCTACACCTCAGTTTATTAAG gaaATGTGCACTGTTGAAGAACCCAATGAAGAGTTCACATCGAGACATAGCTTAGAATGGAAGTTCCTATTCTTGGATCACAG GGCACCTCCAATAATAGGCTATTTACCATTCGAAGTTTTGGGGACATCAGGCTATGATTACTATCATGTAGATGACCTAGAAAATCTGGCAAAATGTCACGAACACT TAATGCAATACGGGAAAGGGAAGTCATGTTATTACAGGTTCCTGACAAAGGGGCAGCAGTGGATTTGGCTACAAACACATTACTATATTACTTATCATCAGTGGAATTCCAGGCCAGAGTTTATTGTCTGTACACACACTGTAGTAAG TTATGCAGAAGTTCGAGCAGAAAGAAGGCGAGAACTTGGTATTGAAGAGTCTCTTCCAGAGATAGCAGCAAATAAA AATCAGGACTCCGGATCTGATAATCATATAAACACGGTCAGCCTCAAAGAAGCATTGGAAAGATTTGATCACAGTGGTACACCTTCTGCTTCCTCCAGAAGTTCGAGGAAATCTTCGCATACTGCAGTCTCAGATCCTTCAT CAACGCCAACAAAGATGACAATGGACACTAGCACTCCTCCAAGACAAAACTTATCTAGTCATGAAAAGACTGCACCAAGGAGGTCATCACTTAGTAGTCAG TCCTTAAACGCCCAGTCTGTTGGACAACCATTAGCACAGCCAATGATGTCTCAACCTGCAACTTTACAGATCCAGCCAGGCATGTCCCAG CCTATGTTCCAGTTTTCAGCCCAATTGGGAGCCATGCAGCACCTAAAGGACCAGTTGGAGCAAAGAACACGAATGATAGAGGCAAATATTCATCGGCAGCAAGAAGAGTTGCGTAAGATTCAAGAACAGCTTCAAATGGTCCATGGTCAAGGGCTTCAG atgtttttgcagcaaTCAACTCCTGGATTAAACTTTGGTTCTGTGCAGCTTACTTCTGGGAACTCTTCTAACATTCAGCATCTTACACCAATAAACATGCAAGGTCAGGTTGTTCAGGCTAATCAAATTCAAGGCGGAATGAACACTGGGCATATTAGTACTCAGCACATGATGCAGCAACAGCCTTTGCAGAGTACAGCAACACAG CATACTCCGCAAAATATACTTAGTGGGCACAGTCAACAGACTTCTCTTACCAATCAGTCACAGAATACACTTTCAGCCCCCTTATATAACACTATGGTGATCTCCCAGCCAACGACAGGAAATGTTGTCCAGATTCCATCTAGTTTACCACAAAACAACAACCAGAGTGCTGCAGTAACTACTTTCACCCAGGACAGACAGATCAG ATTTTCTCAAGGTCAGCAGCTTGTCACAAAATTAGTCACTGCCCCTGTAGCATGTGGAGCGGTGATGGTACCGAGCACTATGTTTATGGGGCAGGTGGTGACTGCCTACCCCACTTTtgctgcacagcagcagcagccacagacaTTATCAATAacgcagcagcagcaacagagtCAGCAAGAGCAGCAACAGCAACTCAGTACAGTTCAGCAGTCGGCTCACACTCAGCTGACGCAGCACCCGCAGCAGTTCTTACAG ACATCCAGGCTACTTCATGGAAATCAATCAACTCAGCTTATTCTCTCTGCTGCTTTCCCACTACAACAAAGCACTTTTACTCAATCACACCACCAGCAGCATCAAtctcaacagcagcagcaactctCACGACATAGAACTGACAACATGATTGATCCTTCCAAAGTTCAGCCACAGTAG